AGTAATTTAAATTTTTTTCTATAAAAGATACAAATGATCAAAAAAACTATATAAGTAGAAATCATCATTTAATAGACATTAATATTAAAAATATACTAAAATATATTATCTATGTTAGTATCATTTAAATTTAATAACATATCCTATCAAATATAAAAAAAATATTTTTTAGATTAATAAAATTGATTTATATGTTTGCACCAATTTAATTATATATTTAATAGTTACTGACTTTTAATTATTTAATATATATTTATTATTTCATAATATGTAAAAATACTTAATACATAAAATAATTTATATATATAATGTTGATCTTGCGCGGGTCTTAACCTAGTACAGATTATAAGGCTAAACTACTAAACACAATCGCTAACGTATAGGATTAGGAACGTATTTATCTTAAGTAACAATCCACAATTGTTAACTAATTAGTGTGACACTGTTTTTGTAGGAACGTAAGTTTCTTCTGTATCCCATGTCTGGATTCTTATTACTAATTAGACACTTTTCAATAGTTTAAAATGTCATTTATCTAGGATCACAATTTAAACATAACATTTAATCATGTGTTATATTATTACCTCTGTTTTCCTCACAGCTCAAATTTAAAAACTCACACCTTACTAGTAAATGTTGAAGTACACCATTCAATTTTAATTGTTTTAACATTTACTAAAAATATTGAAGTACACAATTAAAATTAGATGGTGTACTTCAACATTCCTAGTAAGTAAATGAAAAAATTAAAAAATCTCATTAAGGTAATTATGAAAACAAAATTATACTATATATTATCTATGTTCACAGACAACATAATAATTAGTCGTGTGTCCAAACAATATTTAAAATATTTAAAATGTGGTTTATTTTTCTAAACCAACCTATAATTGATAAATAATTTTTTTAACGATTTTGTTAAAAAAACATTTTTACTTAAGGTTTTATTCCCATGAATATTTATCAAACACAAAACAAAGTTGAACAAATAAAATTATCATTTCGATTATAAACTAGCAAACGATTAATAATTTTGTCAACTAAAATAATTTTGTCAACTAAAATAATTTTGTGTTTTGAAAACGAAGATCTAGTATTGATTATAACAAATATTGTACATGTTCATGGACTAACTACTGAACATTAGTCTCATCTCATGTTACGTTTCCACTAAAAACTCGAGTATGTACAATAGGTTTCCAGTTTATCATAATTGGATGTAATATTTGTTATTGACCAGACCCTAAAGAAGTATCGTAATAAATATGTGGAAGTAGAATAGAAAAGTGCAAATAAATGTAATTCAAGCGGTTTTCTTGACCACGAGAGTCCTCCAATAACTTGATTACCATGTTTTATGTTATTTGTGTTGAAGAAAAAAAATATCTTAAGTTATTCAATACAAAACCTTCCTTTTTGAGAAAGAATTCAAAGTAACCTTAATGACAGAAAGTGAATTTTAAATGAAATGTATGAACAGTTTTCTTTTTGTAAACGTGTTCTCTAAAGAAAAAAATCTATAAATTAAGATCCAGCCGTAAGAAAGTTTCATAAAGCACAAAANNNNNNNNNNNNNNNNNNNNNNNNNNNNNNNNNNNNNNNNNNNNNNNNNNNNNNNNNNNNNNNNNNNNNNNNNNNNNNNNNNNNNNNNNNNNNNNNNNNNGGCGTTTGCTCTACCGTAGGAGCTGGAGGACACATAAGCGGTGGAGGATACGGGAACCTCATGAGAAAATACGGACTCACGGTGGACCATGTCGTTGATGCACTTATAGTTGATGTTAATGGCAAGCTCTTGAATAGATCTACCATGGGAGAAGATCTCTTCTGGGCGATTCGAGGTGGTGGTGGTGGGAGTTTCGGAGTCATCCTCTCTTGGAAAATAAACCTAGTCGATGTTCCAGAGATCTTGACGGTGTTTAGGGTTAACAAAACATTGGAACAAGGTGGAATCGATGTTCTCTACAAGTGGCAGCTTGTCTCATCCAAACTCCTTGATGGACTTTTCCTCAGAGCAGTGTCTCAGGTCGTAAACAGAACCATCGCGGTTGTGTTCTATGCGCAGTTCTTGGGTCGAGCCAATGAGCTTGTGGCGATAATGAACCAAAGCTTACCTGAACTAGGGCTAAAACGCCAAGATTGTTTAGAGATGAGTTGGCTTAACACAACGTTGTTTTGGGAAGACTTACCTGTCGGTACACCGACAAGCGTTCTTTTAGATAGACCGTCTAAACCGGAAAAGTTCTTCAAGAGCAAATCGGATTATGTCAAGAAACCAATCCCTAAAGAAGGAATCAAGAAGCTTTGGGAAGCATTGTTGGAGTTCAACAATAATAATATTGTGTATATGCAATGGAACCCTTACGGTGGCGTGATGGACAAGGTTCCGGCGGCCGCCACCCCGTTTCCTCATCGGAAAGGAAACTTGTTCGAGGTTCAGTATTATACGTCGTGGTTGGACGCAAACGCCACAAGGGGTAGCTTGGATATGATGAAGAAGTTGTACGAGGTTGCGGAACCGTGTGTATCAAGTAACCCGAGAGAGGCGTTTTTGAATTACAGAGACATTGATATTGGAAGCAATCCGAGTAATGAAACAAACGTTGATGAAGCTGAGATCTATGGTTCGAAGTATTTCGTGGGGAATTTAAAGAGGTTGATGGAAGTTAAAGCCAAGTATGATCCTGAGAACTTTTTCAAGAACGAGCAGAGTATTCCTCCTGCTCGTGTGAAGCAGTAGTGTTGCTATTTTTTTGTAATAAGTTATGTGGACATGTGTTATAGACTTTATATTAGCTGTATTGTTTTCGTTGCTGTCCCATAATTTGCATTATGATCATTTTGTTATATTTAGTCATTACTAAATAAAGACTTTCATCGAACCGAGGTTTTGTACTTTTATTTAGAATAGCCGAGGCCCTTAGACCAAAAATTTAAAATAACAAAGAATAGTCGAAGACTAACCCTTAGTTAATTTACCGTTTTGTGAATTGTGATGAAGGTCAATGATTAGAACTCCAATACTTGTGTATTAAGTTAAACCAACGCAAGAAACTTTTAAACTCAAATCATTACATATGTTAAACGTTCTTTTTGTATACTTTGATTTCTAATAACAAAAGCAAGTAGGCAACCGTATACGTTAAACCAGTTCTAGTGAAAATTTCCATATATGTTACAAAAAGAATTATTTATACCGTCTGGGTATACAAAAACGTATATGTTTACAAATAATGAAAGAAAGCATCATGTTTTAACGTTTGGAGTATAGAAAAAGCGTATATGTTTACCAAAAAGGTTTAAGCATAATGATTTCAGCTTTCTTCAATTTGTTTCTTCAAAGCATAATGTTTTGCCCCTGCGCCTATTGGTTTCCGTAAGGTTATAAAAAGTTCAGTAACATTTTGGTTTGTTACTGAACCTATGATCCGAGCAAAGGAATGGAGTCGCTTGAACATCGATCAAAAGCACAGGCTCTTCAAAGAAGGTACCATGTTCTGTATTGGTTTATGTTAGGTTTGATAGAGTTAGGGAATTTGCATGCAATTTTATATACTTACTTTTTTTCTTGTGGATTATACTTTAGTGGACGTGAGGGTCCTGGGAAATGTTTCCGTCTTTATCCTGAGAGTGGGAATTTGAGAAACCAAACCGGAGATCAATAGATGCAATCTCTCTAATTTCATTTTGCAGCTCAAGGCTCTGGGGATTGATGATATTGTTGGATCTGATTTTATAGATAAACAACCATCAAGGTACTTGCTCCTTTTGGTTGTTGATATCTTTGTCATTGTCTTATACTTCAGTGAATTGGATTTGTAGTCTGAGACATGGCTGAAGTATCTTTTCTCTTATTGCTTTGTTGAAAAGACTTTGATCTAGATTGTCATCTGATGTTGCGCTTGGAGGAGTTGCGCTTGCTTGGCGCCTTGACAGATGATTGTAAACTAGAGAAACCAGCTGGGGAACAAATGGCACGGCTCCCACTAGATCCAGTTTACTCCAGAGCTCTGATTTTAGCCAATCAGAAATGTTAATCACTGTTGCAATGCTCTCTGTGGAATCCATATTTTATGATCCTCGTGAGAAGAGAGAAGAGGTGAGTGAGTGAGAGGTTCTCTTCTTTTTTTCTTCTTTATATACAGTTCATGAAATCAGCTGTTTTTTTTTTAATCTTTGTTTCGCCAGGAAAGAACTTCAATAAACCACTTTACTAGCGTTGAAGGGGATCATCTAACTTATCTCAGTGTTTATCGAGAGTTGAATGAGCTCTTGGAGAAGAGAAAGGCAGAAAACAGTGAATGCAAAGTTGATAAAATTATGAGAAAATGGTGCAAGGACAACTTCGTGAATGGTCGTTCCTTGAAACATGCTCGTGACACTTATAGGTTTGTCATGTCTTCTTTTTGAGATTCTTTGCACATGATTGTGGTTCTGTCTTTTGAAAATTATAAATGTTCTTGTTGAGCGGATGGGTTTTAATGTGTCTTCATGTGCAAATGACACTCTTGAGTTCCGAAGATGTCTTGCTGCATCTTTTTTCCTTAAAGCAGCACAGAGACAAATGGATGGTATATACAGGTATATATTCAATGGTTCGCTTGCCTATCTAACTTTTGTAATCATCTAATAATGTCTTTGACAGGGCTTTGGAAAGTGGTGAGATTGTGCACATCCACCCAACTTCTGTTTTGTTCCGTTCCAAACCTGAGTGTGTTGTTATCTTCGACGAGCTTATGCAAACCAGCAAGAAGTACATCAAGAACCTGACGAGAATTGATGATCCCTTATGGTTGGCTGAGTTGGCTCCTCATCATTACAAAACAGAAGAGTGACGCAACGCAGCTAGTTAAAACAGAACTTAGAGATAAATTTTGCAGACTAATAAATTTTTTACAATGAACAAGAAAATGATGTCTTGTTTGTTTTTGTTTATCATTTCTTTCTTTCATAATAACTGATTCAGTTGAGAATTTAATTGAGAAGTTATGTGATTTTTTTCTTAAATATCACTCATATAGAGAGTTTGAAAAAATTGTTATAATTTGATTGGTCGATGAATTTTAATTTTAATTTATTTTAATTATGTTCAGAATAGAAAAGTATAAAACTAATTAATGTTAGTTGTCAATAACCCAATAACATGCATATTAAATTATATTAACTAATTAAAAGATTGATAAGAAATAATGATAATCAAGTAGTTGCCTTAAAAATCTTTATACTTTCATTTGCTCATTATCAAACCAAATGATATAAGGAATGAATATTATATTATGAAATTTATTATTAAAAACACATCTAATAATATGATACAGTTTTGGTAATAAAAAGGGTAAATAGGAAAAAAAATGATTTAAATACAGAGTAAATTTAAAGAAAAGTAATCAAACGTTTTACATATTTCAACATTAGAAAAAAAATCATCTTATCATTTTTTTGAAACAAAATACAAATTTGATATAATACAGATAACAAATATTAATGTATTTTAAGAATTTACACTTATAAATTTTTTAAAATTGAGAAGTTACTTTAGGGATTTCTGATTTTGTGTCAATCATAGAGAGAGTTTAAGATTTTCTTTTTATAATTTGATTAGTTGAGGGATATTCAATTTTTAATTATTTTAATTAGATCTAAAATAAAAGTAAGTCTAAAACTAATCAATATACTTACCAAATAATCTATATGATATTAAAAATTATAATTTATGGTAATTAATTTTAAAAATTATATTAAGTGTAATATTGTTTGACTTATTATTATATATTTTATATACTACATAAAATAATTAGTAGGACATAATTTATAGAAATCGATATAATGATTTAGTATTCTTATATAAAATATTATATTCGTATATAAAGAATTATTATAAATATTAATGAATAGAAAACAATTTATAGAAATTGATATAATTATTTCATATTCCTATAAGTATATTAGTATCTATGATAATTATTAATAATGGTTTATAAATAATTAGGCTTCGAAGATTGGACGGATTATATTTAACGAAACATGTGAGAACTTTGATTTAAAAATTGTTTTGCATTTTAAGTCAAATATTATACTGAATAAAGTAATGTTATGATTGAAAATAATTCTAAGATGGATTTTTGGTTCATTTATTGTAAGTTTTGTATTATTATTTAGAGGGAGAAATAAATATTTGGAAAAAAAATATGTAAAACATTAGGAAAACATTAGCAAAAACTTAATTAAAAAGAACAAAATGATAACGAGAAAAATAAGAAGAGCCCGAAAATGATGCATAATATGGTGATAATTACATATATAATTCCACAAGTGTTTGTTATTATTAAATATTCATCAGTATTTTTTACATCAAATTTATGAAAACTTTACTACTGATTTTCAAATTATCTGAAGTTAAAATATATTTTTAATTTTTCTAATCATTATTCAAAATTTATGACATTACATACATAATATATATTTGCTATATGATTTCTATGTCTATGTTCATTGCAAGTATATGCATCAAGTTATCATAACCGTTGGATGTATGGATATAGACTTCTATCCAACCTCTCTCATAGAAACTAGACAAGATATCCTCTTTATGGACCCGTTGGTATACACTTCAATGGTATGTTTTGCTAAATCCACCTGATAGAAGTCTATACATCCAACGGATCCATACATCCAACAGTTATGATAAGTTCATGCATATACTTGCAATGAACATAGACATCAAAATCATATAGCAAGCATTACGAGATCCATACATCTCCAAACATATATACATATATACTATATATGAATATGAAGTCTCATTAATAGATATTCATATTATATATATATATTAATATAATATAATTTAAATTAAATAATATACTATATAAAATATATGAAAACATGTTAATTTCAAAATTTGCATTTAAAGTTATTGAAATCTTAATATTTTAATTTTTAAATTTGTATTGAAAAATCTTAAATGAAAAGTATTGTGATTAACGGTTTAAATTTTTTTTACTGCAAATATGCAAATGTTAGTAAAATCATGAGTAGAAAGTGTCAATAATAAATATTAATATTTAAATATACTATATATCTATGTTAATATCGCTAAAGTTTAATTATATACCATAAATAAAATGATTTTTTATTTATTTACCAAAAACATGATTGTAAATAAAAAAAGGTAATAGTTTTGATTTATGTGCTTATTCTAATTTATATACTTTTATACAAGATATTTTTTAAATAGGTGGTTTCTAATATGTTATTTGATCATGACAATCCCATAAATACAATTCTTCAAATCGAAGTGATTTTTAATTTTGGAAGCACTAAATATATATATTATTTCATTCAGATTAAATAATTTAGTCTTGACTTTTATTTCTAAAAAGTTTTTAATGAAATATCACGACTAGATTTCAATCACCTCTTTTTGAGTTTTTCGAAAAATGAAAGATTTGATCATTTGTCTAATATTTTTTCTTTCTAATACCATATCTGGCTATTATAATTGTACGAATACGAGATTTGAACTATTTATTATAAGTTTTTTGGTCTGTCATTTAATAAATCAAACAGTTCTTAGTTTATATATAGTTTACATATATTAGAATGATAAAGTATTATATATATATTTTTTATATGTATACTCTTAAGTAACTAAACCTCAAAAGCGTAGGTTAATAAAATAAGTATTTTTTTGTTGTTCTAGAATTAGATGATTTTTAAACCGAACTGGTGAATATATATTAGACATATATTTATATTTTGAGTCTTCACTTATATTCTATAACAATTTGATACATTAGATTTGAACACTAACCTGTGAATAGAGTTTGCAGGAGATTTTCTTCGAAAATTTGATTCTTCGATATGTATCTAGGGTGGAACTAATTTTTACAAATGTCCATCTTTTCAAATTGACACTTATGTAATTAATTGAATTCACAAAAAAAGTTTAAAAAAAACTCATATAAGCGAAACAGAAACGAGACCAAATGCACAATTTTATAGAGGTAAAAAAATGAAATCACTTATGGAGAGCAACTATTAAACAAATCGAGAGCAGAAAACCTTATCTTCTTTTATCATTTTTACGATTTAGGTGATTTGTGTCACCCGCAAAACATTTTTTTTTTGTGCATATGAAGTCTTAAAAATAATTAAAATGAGATGTAATACGTTAACTCTTCAACAACGATGATAAATTTAAGAGACCAACATTTTTATTCGTAATTTTACAATCAATAAAGATTATAGTGTTTCAAAATGTTAAAACCATTTAACGAACAAAATTAGTATAAAAACTTACCCCCCCCCTCCGCGCATGTGCACGGA
The DNA window shown above is from Brassica oleracea var. oleracea cultivar TO1000 chromosome C3, BOL, whole genome shotgun sequence and carries:
- the LOC106333825 gene encoding reticuline oxidase-like protein → CSTVGAGGHISGGGYGNLMRKYGLTVDHVVDALIVDVNGKLLNRSTMGEDLFWAIRGGGGGSFGVILSWKINLVDVPEILTVFRVNKTLEQGGIDVLYKWQLVSSKLLDGLFLRAVSQVVNRTIAVVFYAQFLGRANELVAIMNQSLPELGLKRQDCLEMSWLNTTLFWEDLPVGTPTSVLLDRPSKPEKFFKSKSDYVKKPIPKEGIKKLWEALLEFNNNNIVYMQWNPYGGVMDKVPAAATPFPHRKGNLFEVQYYTSWLDANATRGSLDMMKKLYEVAEPCVSSNPREAFLNYRDIDIGSNPSNETNVDEAEIYGSKYFVGNLKRLMEVKAKYDPENFFKNEQSIPPARVKQ